The Echeneis naucrates chromosome 10, fEcheNa1.1, whole genome shotgun sequence genome has a window encoding:
- the LOC115050229 gene encoding signal-regulatory protein beta-2-like translates to MKMLIIFHLLFFLRAGRCTDEMIFETKTVGVGEDVKLTCPRLNSSQIPKQTTLFWIRLVSGNFPEILGGTFSFDYDGVNESPRFTAKQEPGTFLLHINKIESSDTGMYYCIDTEKLDLKFLKGTFLRVKGAEPEITTNFQLPPSDPVRPGDSVTLQCSVLFDSEKKTCPGDHSVYWFRAGSDEAHPSFIYAHGNNSDHCKKSPESESTQKCDYFFSKNVSSSDAGTHYCAVATCGEILFGNGTKLEIEKLEIEENMMDLQRTNTLLLVLCGTLATALIVTVFLLYMKKKTCDCSKAADAATVSTDQRSQQGDEDRLTYSAPTFTRRKAGKVDRRNEKAVEKETVYSGVRAL, encoded by the exons atgaaaatgttgatcatatttcatcttttgttcttcctcagagCAGGAC GATGCACAGATGAAATGATCTTTGAGACGAAGACTGTTGGTGTTGGAGAAGACGTGAAGTTGACATGTCCCCGTCTGAATTCTAGTCAGATCCCAAAGCAGACCACATTATTTTGGATCCGACTTGTTTCTGGAAACTTTCCTGAAATCTTGggaggaacattttcatttgattatgaCGGTGTGAATGAGAGTCCTCGTTTTACAGCCAAACAAGAACCTGGAACTTTTCTGCTGCATATTAACAAAATAGAGTCAAGTGACACTGGAATGTATTACTGTATAGATACAGAAAAGCTTGACCTGAAGTttttaaaaggaacatttctgagAGTTAAAG gagcagaacctgagatcaccaccaactttcagcttcctccatctgatccagtccgtccaggagactcagtgactcttcagtgttcggtcctctttgactctgagaagaaaacatgtccaggagatcacagtgtgtactggttcagagctggatcagatgaagctcatcccagtttcatttacgctcatggaaacaatagtgatcattgtaaaaagagtcctgagtctgagtccacacagaaatgtgattacttcttctccaagaacgtcagctcctctgatgctgggaCTCATTACTGCGCTGTGGCCACGTgtggagaaattttatttggaaatgggacTAAACTGGAGATTGAAAAACTGGAAATTGAAG AGAACATGATGGATCTCCAGAGGACCAACACACTTCTGTTGGTGTTATGTGGTACTTTGGCTACAGCTCTGATTGttactgtcttcctgttgtatatgaagaagaaaacttgtgATTGTTCCAAAG ctgcagatgctgcaacAGTCAGCACTGATCAGAGAAGTCAGCAG GGAGATGAGGACCGACTTACTTATTCTGCTCCAACCTTCACCAGGAGGAAAGCTGGAAAAGTGgacagaaggaatgaaaaagcaGTCGAGAAAGAGACGGTGTACTCTGGTGTCAGAGCTTTGTGA